In Silene latifolia isolate original U9 population chromosome 3, ASM4854445v1, whole genome shotgun sequence, a single window of DNA contains:
- the LOC141649617 gene encoding uncharacterized protein LOC141649617 codes for MKCVGSASFPIALNGNTFGFFKSKRDLRQGDPMSPLLFTFCMEYLSRILTCATEKLKFHYHLLCKHLKLTYVMFAYDLLLFSKGDGPSIMVLLRAFSAFSLVSGLKMNSTKSKTYFNGVPVGLKKDIFFISGFTEGKIPFKYLGAIITAGRLKKIDCAVLIDKIVEKIKNFGGQETFLCYQDGDWLNHTPSTDASWHWKKICKVRDTIRDGFVSDSWVIGNGNYTVKGCYNWIRQHRPEGISSPSVPGLQSEVSVGSYSRTGFSDQGGMGVCDIRRWNVATVGKYVWWLMDKKDHLWVKWVHRTYLKGMDWTDYKPPQGSSWDWKRICRVKERLLPGYVHHDWLEKDGTYLIAKGYKWIGSEEVIVDWHSQVWLSAGIPKHRFISWLFVQARLLTLDRLNRMIAVT; via the exons ATGAAATGTGTTGGCAGTGCATCCTTTCCTATAGCCTTAAATGGAAATACATTTGGTTTCTTTAAGAGTAAAAGGGACTTGAGGCAAGGAGATCCCATGTCTCCCCTCTTATTTACTTTCTGTATGGAATACCTGAGCAGAATTTTAACCTGTGCCACTGAGAAGCTTAAGTTTCATTATCATCTTCTCTGCAAACATTTGAAATTAACCTATGTTATGTTTGCATATGATCTTTTATTATTTAGTAAAGGAGATGGTCCTTCCATCATGGTCTTACTTAGAGCTTTCTCTGCATTCTCTTTGGTATCTGGTTTGAAAATGAACTCTACTAaatctaaaacttattttaatgGAGTCCCAGTTGGTTTAAAGAAGGATATCTTCTTTATCTCTGGTTTTACAGAAGGTAAGATCCCATTTAAGTATTTGGGTGCGATCATTACTGCTGGGAGGTTGAAAAAGATTGATTGTGCTGTCCTGATTGATAAAATAGTAGAAAAGATCAAGAATTTTGGGGGCCAAGAGACTTTTTTATGCTACCAG GATGGTGATTGGCTAAATCACACTCCTTCAACTGATGCAAGTTGGCATTGGAAGAAGATTTGTAAAGTCAGAGACACTATTAGAGATGGGTTTGTATCTGATTCTTGGGTGATTGGTAATGGGAATTATACTGTGAAGGGTTGCTACAACTGGATCAGACAACATAGACCAGAG GGAATCTCATCTCCATCTGTTCCAGGACTGCAGTCAGAGGTTAGTGTAGGAAGTTACAGCAGGACTGGGTTCTCAG ATCAGGGGGGTATGGGAGTTTGTGATATCAGGAGATGGAATGTGGCAACAGTGGGCAAATATGTCTGGTGGTTGATGGATAAGAAAGATCACCTGTGGGTTAAGTGGGTGCATCGTACTTATTTAAAAGGTATGGACTGGACTGATTATAAACCACCTCAAGGCAGCAGTTGGGATTGGAAGAGAATTTGCAGAGTTAAGGAAAGACTTCTACCTGGTTATGTTCATCATGACTGGTTAGAAAAAGATGGTACATATCTGATAGCTAAAGGTTATAAGTGGATTGGAAGTGAGGAAGTCATTGTGGACTGGCATAGTCAAGTGTGGCTCTCTGCTGGTATCCCAAAACATCGGTTTATCAGTTGGTTATTTGTTCAAGCTCGTCTGTTGACTTTGGATAGACTCAACAGAATGATTGCAGTGACATAA